A portion of the Bradyrhizobium sp. 195 genome contains these proteins:
- a CDS encoding VirB3 family type IV secretion system protein yields the protein MNEAVRLTEDTLFLACTRPAMVAGVTMEAMALNVMFSCILFLVAGSIIYGLVAIPIHGLCRIICRHDPNMFRILLAWIETRGRTRNASFWGGSSCTPLKLIRRYRIRDLGYA from the coding sequence ATGAATGAGGCCGTGCGTCTCACGGAGGACACTTTGTTCCTCGCCTGCACGCGACCTGCCATGGTCGCCGGCGTCACCATGGAAGCCATGGCGCTCAACGTGATGTTTTCCTGCATCCTGTTCCTGGTGGCTGGGAGCATCATCTACGGTCTGGTCGCCATCCCGATCCATGGTCTTTGCCGCATCATCTGCCGGCACGACCCCAACATGTTCCGGATCCTGCTCGCCTGGATCGAAACCCGCGGACGCACGCGCAACGCGTCATTCTGGGGCGGATCGTCCTGCACGCCGCTCAAGCTCATCCGGCGATATCGAATACGAGACCTTG
- a CDS encoding TrbC/VirB2 family protein, whose product MTSLLKHSAALFCMGAVLSIALVEPALAQTANIEGVLQNIVNMLTGNVARLLATLAVIIVGIAWMFGYLDLRKAAYVVLGVAITFGASEVVSTLTGGR is encoded by the coding sequence ATGACTTCTCTTCTTAAACACTCCGCTGCCCTCTTTTGCATGGGAGCCGTCCTCAGCATCGCCTTGGTTGAACCCGCTTTGGCGCAGACCGCGAACATCGAAGGCGTGCTGCAGAACATCGTCAACATGCTAACCGGTAACGTCGCGCGCCTGCTGGCGACGCTGGCGGTCATCATCGTCGGCATCGCCTGGATGTTCGGCTATCTCGACCTGCGCAAGGCCGCCTACGTCGTGCTCGGTGTCGCCATCACGTTTGGCGCCTCCGAGGTGGTCTCGACCTTGACCGGGGGGCGTTGA
- a CDS encoding lysozyme family protein, whose protein sequence is MRPLTTIVRQASSFEPLLITIRARKPVPIQASNREEAIQLATEAIATGQPVRAGLAQLDAKETKQAGLTTTTTFDACKHIAGLSRLFEARLQAANVNASGRDQAIASVVASFAAEAPQATPEPRTPPGDADISTRETPKINTPAPSIRERPNWDVYRSGLGTSAFVYER, encoded by the coding sequence GTGCGGCCGCTGACGACGATTGTGCGGCAGGCGAGCTCGTTCGAGCCGCTGCTCATCACAATTCGGGCGCGCAAACCCGTTCCGATTCAGGCAAGTAATCGTGAGGAAGCGATTCAGCTCGCGACTGAGGCCATCGCCACCGGCCAGCCGGTCCGCGCCGGTCTTGCTCAACTGGATGCCAAGGAAACCAAGCAGGCCGGGCTGACGACCACCACGACCTTCGACGCCTGCAAGCACATCGCGGGCCTCAGCAGATTGTTTGAGGCCCGATTGCAAGCAGCAAACGTGAACGCCTCGGGCCGCGATCAGGCCATTGCCAGCGTCGTCGCGAGTTTCGCGGCCGAAGCGCCCCAAGCAACTCCCGAGCCCCGAACGCCGCCGGGCGATGCTGACATTTCCACCCGCGAGACCCCGAAAATCAACACGCCAGCTCCCTCCATCAGGGAGCGTCCGAACTGGGATGTCTATCGCTCGGGCCTCGGCACGTCAGCCTTCGTCTATGAGCGATGA
- a CDS encoding autoinducer binding domain-containing protein — MKEAKRACDEFVDCLHSAQTEDDFRRVAERTAHALGFRWFAYLGHRANGPKLISSYPKSWTRHYFREGYDSIDPVLQEPRNTRRMFLWDGREARSAKSTKERRLFDDALSFKIRTGLTVRIPSSQNQFAAFTLAVDDRSLGLDRFIETSQDMLETVALNYHAHVSARIGRASIVGGMESSLTQRERQCLAWISDGKTMQDIAALLGIKPRGVKFHLDNARRNLAALTLSHAVALALRQKLLP; from the coding sequence ATGAAAGAAGCCAAACGAGCATGTGATGAATTCGTCGATTGTCTTCACTCTGCCCAAACGGAAGATGATTTTAGACGCGTCGCGGAGCGAACCGCGCATGCATTGGGCTTTCGCTGGTTCGCCTATCTTGGCCACCGCGCGAATGGTCCTAAGCTGATCTCGTCCTATCCGAAGAGTTGGACCCGCCACTACTTTCGGGAAGGATACGACAGCATCGATCCCGTTCTTCAGGAGCCGCGAAACACAAGGCGGATGTTCCTGTGGGATGGGCGTGAGGCGCGAAGCGCAAAGTCGACGAAAGAACGCCGTCTGTTTGACGATGCACTCAGCTTCAAGATCAGGACCGGCCTGACGGTTCGCATTCCCTCAAGTCAAAACCAGTTCGCGGCGTTCACCTTGGCGGTGGACGACCGCAGCCTTGGACTCGACCGTTTCATCGAGACCTCGCAAGACATGTTGGAAACGGTGGCTCTCAACTACCATGCCCATGTGAGTGCCAGGATCGGACGCGCATCAATAGTGGGCGGGATGGAAAGCTCACTCACACAGCGCGAACGGCAGTGTCTCGCTTGGATCTCTGATGGCAAGACGATGCAGGATATTGCGGCGCTTCTCGGTATTAAACCGCGAGGCGTAAAGTTTCATCTGGACAACGCCAGGCGAAATCTTGCTGCGCTAACTCTTTCGCACGCAGTGGCCCTCGCGCTTCGGCAAAAATTGCTCCCTTGA